In Acidobacteriota bacterium, the following are encoded in one genomic region:
- a CDS encoding HDOD domain-containing protein, producing the protein MSKALKRFESAPAALLQSLQTDASEWEMGNRMKAHNWGIQATSISGSYAEPSAFAANWWDGVRALPTLPSVLFRFLGLVGDSRNTVEEIAEFVCQDPALLARVLPVLPEGFSSVDDKPLRQAISSLGRDRLRALAHTTPLVRSLDTACSGSYAATLWERSLLCATAAQAAASFLGLTRPERYYVGGLLHDLGYLVALQKRSDLFTSALRLWTRRPAGLLEMEAETFGANHCEIGISVARQLQIHPWFYPAIACHHTPALDGDQVSRITALASAFCSWQGLDLFPKQLFSTHSFTTGFREREARTREMHEILRGLVPQLLEIDRHHLLASMLSTVRPTRAAFRESFMDRFVAGESWTHIYRYAQAAETIAAVA; encoded by the coding sequence TTGAGCAAGGCCCTGAAACGGTTTGAGTCCGCTCCGGCCGCCCTGCTGCAATCATTGCAGACGGATGCATCTGAATGGGAGATGGGTAATCGTATGAAGGCACATAACTGGGGAATCCAGGCTACATCCATATCCGGCTCCTACGCAGAGCCCTCGGCATTCGCCGCCAATTGGTGGGATGGCGTGCGAGCGCTGCCAACGCTTCCTTCCGTTCTCTTTCGCTTCCTTGGGCTGGTGGGAGATTCACGGAATACTGTGGAGGAGATTGCAGAATTTGTCTGTCAGGACCCTGCCCTGCTAGCCCGCGTTCTTCCCGTGCTTCCTGAAGGATTCTCCAGTGTCGATGACAAGCCTCTGCGTCAGGCCATCAGTTCGCTTGGACGTGATCGGTTGCGGGCGCTGGCGCATACCACTCCCTTGGTCCGATCCCTCGACACAGCCTGTTCGGGGTCTTACGCCGCGACGCTGTGGGAGCGTTCCTTGCTGTGCGCCACTGCAGCGCAGGCGGCGGCCAGTTTCCTGGGACTCACTCGTCCCGAGCGCTACTACGTTGGCGGGTTGTTACACGACCTAGGGTATCTGGTCGCCCTGCAGAAGCGGTCAGACTTGTTTACTTCCGCCCTGAGGCTCTGGACACGGCGGCCTGCCGGATTACTGGAAATGGAAGCGGAGACTTTTGGCGCCAATCACTGTGAGATTGGAATCAGTGTCGCCAGGCAACTCCAGATTCATCCTTGGTTTTACCCTGCGATCGCATGTCATCACACTCCTGCGCTGGACGGGGATCAAGTGAGCCGAATCACCGCACTGGCATCGGCGTTCTGTAGTTGGCAAGGGCTGGATCTATTTCCCAAGCAGTTGTTCTCCACTCACTCATTCACCACAGGCTTCCGGGAACGCGAAGCGCGCACCCGCGAGATGCACGAGATACTGCGCGGCCTTGTCCCACAGTTACTGGAGATAGACCGGCACCACCTGTTGGCCAGCATGTTGAGTACGGTGCGCCCCACCCGCGCGGCTTTCCGCGAGAGTTTCATGGATCGGTTCGTGGCCGGGGAAAGCTGGACTCATATCTATCGATACGCACAAGCCGCCGAGACCATCGCAGCGGTGGCATGA
- the atpD gene encoding F0F1 ATP synthase subunit beta, which produces MLDIRLSREAIPTVATTTTNAGQVVQILGPAVDVLFAEQHLPSIHNAILVVSEGFDVPEPINVTLEVQQHLGEGRVRCVAMEPTDGMVRGMKAIDTGAPITVPVGRQTLGRVINVLGRPVDKMGPINATTTYPIHRPAPAFDQQNVNQEMFETGIKVIDLLEPYLKGGKTGLFGGAGVGKTVIIMELINNIALHHGGFSVFAGVGERTREGNDLWLEMQESGVIDPKNWEKSKAALVYGQMTEPPGARLRVGLTGLAVAEYFRDEEGADVLLFIDNIFRFTQAGSEVSALLGRMPSAVGYQPNLASELGELQERITSTKKGSITSVQAIYVPADDLTDPAPATTFSHLDATTVLSRPIAELGIYPAVDPLASTSRILDPRILGEEHYRVAKAVKGVLQRYKDLQDIIAILGMDELSEDDKLAVSRARKIQRFLSQPFFVAEQFTGIPGKYVKLADSIRAFSEIVEGKHDNLSEQAFYMVGTIEEAIEKEKRLASGGK; this is translated from the coding sequence ATGCTGGACATCAGATTAAGTCGGGAGGCAATACCCACCGTGGCGACAACGACAACGAATGCCGGACAAGTAGTGCAGATTCTCGGCCCTGCCGTAGACGTGCTTTTTGCCGAGCAGCATCTGCCGAGTATTCATAACGCTATTCTCGTGGTTAGTGAAGGCTTCGATGTGCCGGAACCCATCAACGTTACGCTGGAGGTCCAGCAGCATCTCGGCGAAGGCCGCGTGCGCTGCGTGGCTATGGAGCCCACCGACGGCATGGTGCGTGGCATGAAGGCCATCGACACCGGTGCGCCCATCACGGTTCCGGTGGGACGCCAGACGCTGGGTCGCGTCATTAACGTCCTCGGGCGCCCCGTTGATAAGATGGGCCCGATCAACGCCACCACCACCTATCCCATTCACCGTCCCGCTCCGGCCTTTGATCAGCAGAACGTCAATCAGGAAATGTTCGAGACCGGCATTAAAGTCATTGACCTGCTCGAGCCGTACCTCAAGGGCGGCAAGACCGGTCTGTTTGGCGGCGCCGGCGTGGGCAAGACCGTCATCATCATGGAGTTGATCAATAACATCGCGCTCCATCACGGCGGCTTCTCCGTGTTCGCCGGCGTGGGCGAGCGCACCCGTGAAGGCAACGATCTGTGGCTTGAAATGCAGGAGTCCGGCGTGATTGATCCCAAGAATTGGGAGAAGTCCAAAGCCGCTCTGGTCTATGGTCAGATGACCGAGCCTCCGGGAGCGCGCCTGCGCGTGGGCCTCACCGGCCTCGCCGTCGCCGAGTATTTTCGCGATGAAGAGGGTGCCGACGTGCTCCTGTTCATCGACAACATTTTCCGCTTTACGCAGGCCGGCTCGGAAGTTTCCGCGCTGCTGGGACGCATGCCTTCCGCCGTCGGTTATCAGCCGAACCTGGCTAGCGAACTGGGCGAGTTGCAGGAGCGCATCACTTCCACCAAGAAGGGGTCGATCACTTCCGTGCAGGCCATCTACGTGCCCGCCGACGACTTGACCGATCCCGCTCCGGCCACCACGTTCTCGCACTTGGACGCCACCACCGTGCTGTCGCGCCCCATCGCCGAGCTGGGCATCTACCCTGCCGTCGATCCGCTGGCTTCGACCTCGCGCATTCTTGATCCGCGCATTCTGGGCGAGGAACACTATCGTGTTGCCAAGGCCGTCAAGGGCGTGCTGCAACGCTATAAGGATTTGCAGGACATCATCGCGATCCTGGGCATGGACGAATTGTCCGAGGACGACAAGCTGGCCGTCTCTCGCGCCCGCAAGATTCAGCGCTTCCTCTCGCAACCATTCTTCGTGGCCGAGCAGTTCACCGGCATTCCTGGTAAATACGTGAAGCTTGCCGACAGCATTCGCGCATTCTCCGAGATCGTCGAAGGCAAGCACGACAACCTCTCCGAGCAGGCCTTTTACATGGTCGGCACCATCGAAGAGGCCATTGAGAAAGAGAAGCGTCTCGCGTCCGGCGGCAAGTAA